One genomic segment of Salarias fasciatus chromosome 8, fSalaFa1.1, whole genome shotgun sequence includes these proteins:
- the ghdc gene encoding GH3 domain-containing protein, whose amino-acid sequence MGLSGFHLAVPLCVAVLSVAVAVSGLLPAMPPAALPAAVGVCSLAGVALMWRSMSSMRRGENRSFGSLLSQFVAVKAVGWLGRRQRRKLEADTVKVKLAQEETLLRRLRKNANTCYGKQYDFSSIKDIDGFRARHPITSYEHYRALISRIAVGEENVIIAEKLLILAMTSGTSGPSAMLLSTKDTNSEFFLQGVAVCLDAMRQAFPDTDNLQRTTKLFYTPTFRQSEAGIPIGPNSSTPASSRHMLNLYTTPAPAFEVPSEKDTLYLHLLFALKDPSVGTLESNFASTVFYAFSALQERWQELVEDIEQGKVSSALSLKPEVRTQLEALMKPDPERAAGLRAHFQDGFRGIAKRLWPHLHLVLTVDSGSNQIYGEMLRGNYCEGVPFYSPFYAATEGLIGVNLWPREQSRHYLLCPRSMFCEFLPESSLEEEAPRTLLMEEVKEGDCYELVITNASGLFRYRIGDVVKVVGFHNQCPIVEFQYRRGQMLNVRGEKVSEAMFLDALKKAVAQWPGAQLVDYCCAESGILEDSSGGSDPHYQVFVELKGVRKLSEEQRYKLDVCLQQDSAVYKSYRIKGSIGPMRVQLVAEGAFQELRKQMMAFSNTSANTFKMHRVLRRKEYADFLLGKTVS is encoded by the exons ATGGGTTTGTCAGGCTTCCACCTCGCAGTTCCGCTCTGCGTGGCCGTCCTCTCCGTGGCTGTCGCCGTCAGCGGGCTCCTTCCAG CCATGCCGCCCGCCGCGCTGCCCGCCGCCGTCGGGGTGTGCTCCCTGGCCGGGGTGGCTCTCATGTGGAGGAGCATGAGCTCCATGAGGAGAGGGGAGAACCGCTCCTTCGGCAGTCTGCTGAGCCAGTTCGTGGCGGTGAAGGCGGTGGGCTGGCTGGGCAGACGGCAGAGGAGGAAGCTGGAAGCCGACACGGTCAAGGTGAAGCTCGCCCAGGAGGAGACCTTGCTGAGAAGACTCAGGAAAAACGCCAACACGTGTTATGGAAAACAATACGACTTCAGCTCAATCAAAG ACATTGACGGTTTTCGTGCACGTCATCCCATCACCTCATATGAGCACTATCGAGCGCTCATCAGCCGAATCGCAGTCGGTGAGGAGAACGTCATCATCGCTGAAAAGCTGCTGATCCTGGCTATGACCTCTGGGACATCGGGCCCCAGCGCCATGCTGCTCAGCACGAAAGACACCAACTCAGAGTTCTTCCTGCAG GGAGTGGCCGTGTGTTTAGATGCCATGAGACAGGCTTTTCCAGACACCGATAACCTCCAGCGCACCACCAAGTTGTTCTACACTCCTACTTTTCGCCAGTCAGAGGCCGGCATTCCCATTGGACCGAACTCCTCCACACCAGCATCGTCTCGCCACATGTTGAACCTCTACACAACTCCAGCTCCTGCCTTCGAG GTTCCCAGTGAGAAGGACACGCTGTACCTGCATCTTCTGTTTGCTCTGAAAGATCCCAGTGTGGGAACGCTGGAGTCCAACTTTGCTTCCACAGTTTTCTATGCTTTCAGTGCTCTACAG GAGCGTTGGCAGGAGCTTGTTGAGGACATCGAACAAGGAAAAGTCAGCagcgctctgtctctgaagccTGAAGTGAGGACCCAGCTAGAAGCTCTAATGAAGCCAGACCCTGAGAGGGCAGCCGGGCTGCGGGCTCACTTCCAGGACGGCTTCAGGGGGATTGCCAAGCGCCTCTGGCCTCACCTCCACTTGGTGCTGACGGTGGACTCGGGCTCCAATCAGATCTACGGTGAAATGTTGAGGGGGAACTACTGCGAGGGAGTGCCTTTCTATTCACCCTTTTATGCTGCGACTGAAG GTCTAATAGGGGTGAACCTGTGGCCTCGGGAGCAAAGCAGACATTACCTGCTCTGTCCTCGCTCCATGTTCTGCGAGTTCCTGCCCGagagcagcctggaggaggaggcgcctCGCActctgctgatggaggaggtgaaggagggagACTGCTATGAGCTGGTTATCACCAACGCTTCAGGACTTTTCAG GTATCGCATCGGAGACGTGGTGAAAGTGGTTGGATTCCATAACCAGTGTCCCATCGTGGAGTTTCAGTACAG ACGGGGTCAGATGTTGAATGTTCGGGGGGAGAAAGTGTCGGAGGCCATGTTCCTTGATGCTTTGAAGAAAGCTGTTGCTCAGTGGCCCGGAGCTCAGCTGGTGGATTACTGCTGTGCCGAGAGCGGCATCTTGG AAGACTCCTCGGGAGGGTCGGACCCTCATTACCAGGTGTTTGTAGAGCTGAAAGGTGTGAGGAAACTATCGGAGGAACAACGATATAAA CTGGAcgtgtgtctgcagcaggactCGGCGGTCTACAAGTCATACCGGATCAAAGGCAGCATCGGACCCATGAGGGTGCAGCTGGTGGCAGAAGGTGCTTTCCAGGAGCTTCGTAAGCAGATGATGGCCTTCTCCAACACCTCAGCCAACACTTTCAAAATGCACCGCGTGCTGCGCAGGAAGGAATACGCAGACTTTCTCTTGGGGAAAACTGTTTCTTGA
- the LOC115393784 gene encoding FERM domain-containing protein 6-like: protein MRTTLKRLVCVLLPNKQRLDCTVTVRARGREVLNSVLKQLGVSDLQLFGLAALKDNEYLFLDLDQKLSKYFNKRWSSGSLKVPFILFLRIQYYVESGLIIMSSREQQLYYAELRQEVLQSQSRHQEDSFFHLAAVALQAEVGDLELTDVNDEDQEGGRARKLQRKHQSYFLPEDYFPAWLIKRRGRDFLLRHSPALHGELRGLSLHQAALQFIREASRLQDGPVTFYRMKQEKKEHRSLILFGVTMKGVHIYREVEGKQCLLYDLSWTDIDCFTFQGSRFEVAAVGSLCLPKLLYYTRSAFHSKHILKHLTDSHRFHMHTREAVSYIQQLENMQASQFYREAYICDTASLKQKLQCLSLTSSMSDCSVAVENTPVWSRQGEEEEEENDGSTSEAELPLDESEEDFVDNPAEVSWLAELVYGVSVDGALIFPSPHWAAVTMEMKRVLCRRAAEGVSVD from the exons ATGAGGACGACGCTGAAGCGCCTGGTGTGTGTCCTCCTTCCCAACAAGCAGCGCCTGGACTGTACGGTCACG GTGCGAGCGAGAGGCCGAGAGGTGCTGAACAGTGTGTTGAAGCAGCTCGGTGTCAGCGACCTCCAACTCTTTGGCCTGGCGGCTCTCAAAG ACAACGAGTATCTCTTTCTTGATCTGGACCAAAAGCTGAGCAAGTACTTTAACAAAAGATGGAGCAGCGGATCTTTAAAG GTGCCATTCATCTTGTTTCTGAGAATCCAGTACTATGTAGAGAGTGGACTCATCATAAT gagcagcagagagcagcagctctacTACGCCGAGCTGAGGCAGGAGGTGCTGCAGTCGCAGAGCCGCCATCAGGAGGATTCCTTCTTCCATTTGGCAGCTGTGGCGCTCCAAGCCGAAGTGGGAGATCTGGAACTGACGGATGTGAATGATGAAGaccaggagggggggagagccaggaaactgcagagaaaacatcagAGTTACTTTCTTCCTGAGGATTACTTCCCCGCTTGG ctgaTAAAGCGCAGAGGAAGAGACTTCCTGCTCCGACACAGTCCAGCGTTGCACGGAGAGCTGAGGGGACTGTCCCTCCATCAGGCCGCTCTGCAGTTCATCAGAGAAgccagcaggctgcaggacgGGCCGGTCACCTTCTACAGGATGAAACAG gAGAAAAAAGAGCACAGAAGTTTAATCCTTTTTGGTGTGACCATGAAAGGAGTCCATATTTATCGG GAGGTGGAAGGCAAACAGTGTTTGCTGTACGACTTGTCCTGGACAGATATTGACTGTTTCACTTTCCAG GGCAGCAGGTTTGAAGTCGCCGCCGTGGGCTCTCTGTGCCTCCCCAAGCTGCTGTACTACACCCGCTCTGCCTTCCACTCCAAACACATCCTGAAGCATCTGACTGACAGTCACCGGTTCCACATGCACACCAGAGAAGCGGTCAGCTacatccagcagctggagaacatgcagg CCAGTCAGTTCTACAGAGAAGCCTACATCTGCGACACAGCAAGCCTCAAACAGAAGCTTCAGTGTCTCAGCCTCACATCCTCCATGTCTGACTGCAGCGTTGCAGTGGAAAACACACCAGTGTGGTCCAgacagggagaggaggaggaggaggagaatgatGGCTCCACATCAG AGGCTGAGCTACCGTTGGATGAATCAGAAGAAGATTTTGTTGATAACCCTGCAGAGGTGTCCTGGCTGGCTGAGCTGGTTTATGGTGTGTCAGTGGATGGAGCCTTAATCTTTCCCTCGCCACACTGGGCAG ctgTCACCATGGAAATGAAGCGG GTTCTGTGCAGGAGAGCTGCTGAAGGCGTGTCTGTGGACTAA